CTGGGCGTCGTCGGCGCCGCAGACCTTGCCGGTGCCGATGGCCCAGACGGGCTCGTAGGCGATGACGATCGTGCCGGCCTGCTCGGCGGGGACGTCCTTGAGACCGCCCTCGACCTGAGCGAGCGTGTGCGTGACGTGGTTGCCCGCCTCCCGCACGTCGAGCTCCTCGCCGACGCACAGGATCGGGGTGAGGCCGTGCTTGAAGGCCGCCTTCACCTTGGCGTTGACGATCTCGTCGGTCTCGGCGTGGTACTGCCGGCGCTCGGAGTGGCCGACGGCCACGTAGGTGCACTTCAGCTTGGCGAGCAGCGGGCCGGAGATCTCGCCGGTGTAGGCGCCGGAGTCGTGCGCGGAGATGTCCTGGGCGCCGTACTTGATCTTGAGGTTGTCGCCCTCGACCATGGTCTGCACCGAGCGCAGGTCGGTGAAGGGGGGCAGGACGGCGACCTCGACGGCGTCGTAGTCCTTGTCGGCCAGGGCGAAGACGAGCTTCTGGACGTGCGCGATGGCCTCGAGGTGGTTGAGGTTCATCTTCCAGTTGCCCGCCATCAGCGGCGTGCGAGTGGTCATACGGGGTCAGTCCTCCAGTGCGGCGAGGCCGGGGAGCGTCTTGCCCTCGAGGTATTCGAGGGAGGCGCCGCCGCCGGTCGAGATGTGGCCGAATGCGGTCTCGTCGAAGCCGAGCGTACGCACGGCCGCGGCGGAGTCTCCGCCGCCGACGACGGTGAAACCGTCCGAGTCGACGAGAGCCTGGGCGACCGCCTTGGTGCCCTCGGCGTAGTCGGGGTGCTCGAAGACGCCCATGGGGCCGTTCCAGAAGACGGTCGCGGCGTCGGCGAGCTTGCTCGCGTACAGTGCGCCGGTCTTCGGGCCGATGTCCAGGCCCAGCTGTCCCTCGGGCATCTTGTCGGCGTCGACGGCGGAGTGCTCGGTGGACGCCTTGGCCTTCAGGTCCGGGAAGCCCGGGGAGACCACGACGTCGATCGGGAGCACCAGCTCGACGCCCTGCTTCTCGGCGCGCTCCAGGTACTCGGTCACGGCCGGGATCTGGTCCTCCTGCAGGAGGGAGGCGCCGACCTCGTGGCCCTGGGCCTTGAGGAAGGTGAAGGCCATGCCGCCGCCGATGAGGATGCGGTCGGCCTTGCCGAGCAGCTGGTCGATGACGGCGAGCTTGTCGGAGACCTTGGAGCCGCCGAGCGCCACGACGTAGGGGCGCTCGACGTCCTCGGTGAGCTTCTTGAGGACGCCGACCTCGGTGGCGATCAGGTAGCCGGCGTAGTGCGGCAGCCGCTTGGGCAGGTCGAACACGGAGGCGTGCTTCCGGTGCACCGCGCCGAAGCCGTCACCGACGTAGACGTCGGCGAGGCCGGCCAGCTTGTCGGCGAAGGCGGCGCGCTCGGCGTCGTCCTTGGCGGTCTCCCCGGCGTTGAAGCGCAGGTTCTCCAGGACGGCGACCTGTCCGTCGGCGAGGCCGGAGACGGTGGACTCGGCGGACTCGCCGACCGTGTCCGCCGCGAAGGCGACGTCGGTGCCGAGGAGTTCGCCGAGGCGGGCGGCGGCCGGGGCGAGGGAGAAGGCGGCGTCCGGGGCGCCCTTGGGGCGGCCCAGGTGCGAGGCGACGATCACGCGGGCGCCTGCCTGGGTCAGGGCCTTGACCGTGGGCAGGACGGCGCGGATGCGGCCGTCGTCGGTGATCGTGGTGCCGGCCAGCGGCACGTTGAGGTCGGCGCGGACGAAGACGCGCTTGCCC
The DNA window shown above is from Streptomyces sp. NBC_00670 and carries:
- the tpiA gene encoding triose-phosphate isomerase, producing MTTRTPLMAGNWKMNLNHLEAIAHVQKLVFALADKDYDAVEVAVLPPFTDLRSVQTMVEGDNLKIKYGAQDISAHDSGAYTGEISGPLLAKLKCTYVAVGHSERRQYHAETDEIVNAKVKAAFKHGLTPILCVGEELDVREAGNHVTHTLAQVEGGLKDVPAEQAGTIVIAYEPVWAIGTGKVCGADDAQEVCAAIRGKLAELYSQELADQVRIQYGGSVKSGNVAEIMAKPDIDGALVGGASLDADEFVKIVRFRDQ
- a CDS encoding phosphoglycerate kinase gives rise to the protein MKTIDELLSDGVAGKRVFVRADLNVPLAGTTITDDGRIRAVLPTVKALTQAGARVIVASHLGRPKGAPDAAFSLAPAAARLGELLGTDVAFAADTVGESAESTVSGLADGQVAVLENLRFNAGETAKDDAERAAFADKLAGLADVYVGDGFGAVHRKHASVFDLPKRLPHYAGYLIATEVGVLKKLTEDVERPYVVALGGSKVSDKLAVIDQLLGKADRILIGGGMAFTFLKAQGHEVGASLLQEDQIPAVTEYLERAEKQGVELVLPIDVVVSPGFPDLKAKASTEHSAVDADKMPEGQLGLDIGPKTGALYASKLADAATVFWNGPMGVFEHPDYAEGTKAVAQALVDSDGFTVVGGGDSAAAVRTLGFDETAFGHISTGGGASLEYLEGKTLPGLAALED